One part of the Eptesicus fuscus isolate TK198812 chromosome 20, DD_ASM_mEF_20220401, whole genome shotgun sequence genome encodes these proteins:
- the TUBG1 gene encoding tubulin gamma-1 chain, which produces MPREIITLQLGQCGNQIGFEFWKQLCAEHGISPEGIVEEFATEGTDRKDVFFYQADDEHYIPRAVLLDLEPRVIHSILNSPYAKLYNPENIYLSEHGGGAGNNWASGFSQGEKIHEDIFDIIDREADGSDSLEGFVLCHSIAGGTGSGLGSYLLERLNDRYPKKLVQTYSVFPNQDEMSDVVVQPYNSLLTLKRLTQNADCVVVLDNTALNRIATDRLHIQNPSFSQINQLVSTIMSASTTTLRYPGYMNNDLIGLIASLIPTPRLHFLMTGYTPLTTDQSVASVRKTTVLDVMRRLLQPKNVMVSTGRDRQTNHCYIAILNIIQGEVDPTQVHKSLQRIRERKLANFIPWGPASIQVALSRKSPYLPSAHRVSGLMMANHTSISSLFERTCRQYDKLRKREAFLEQFRKEDIFKENFDELDTSREIVQQLIDEYHAATRPDYISWGTQEQ; this is translated from the exons ATGCCGAGGGAAATCATCACCCTACAGTTGGGCCAGTGCGGCAATCAGA TTGGGTTTGAGTTCTGGAAACAACTGTGCGCAGAGCATGGGATCAGCCCCGAGGGCATCGTGGAGGAATTCGCCACCGAGGGCACTGACCGCAAGGACGTCTTTTTCTACCAG GCAGACGATGAGCACTACATCCCCAGGGCTGTGCTGCTGGACCTGGAGCCCCGGGTGATCCACTCCATCCTCAACTCCCCCTACGCCAAGCTCTACAACCCAGAGAACATCTACCTGTCAGAGCATGGAGGAGGAGCTGGCAACAACTGGGCCAGTGGATTCTCCCAG GGAGAGAAAATCCACGAGGACATTTTTGACATCATAGACCGGGAGGCAGATGGCAGTGACAGTCTAGAG GGCTTTGTGCTGTGTCACTCCATCGCTGGGGGGACAGGCTCTGGCCTGGGCTCCTACCTCTTAGAACGGCTGAATGACAG GTACCCCAAGAAGCTGGTGCAGACATACTCAGTGTTTCCCAACCAGGACGAGATGAGCGACGTGGTGGTCCAGCCCTACAACTCACTGCTCACACTCAAGAGGCTGACCCAGAACGCGGACTGTGTG GTGGTGCTGGACAACACTGCCCTGAACCGGATCGCCACAGACCGCCTGCACATCCAGAACCCGTCCTTCTCCCAGATCAACCAGCTG GTGTCCACCATCATGTCAGCCAGCACCACCACCCTGCGCTACCCTGGCTACATGAACAACGACCTCATCGGCCTCATCGCCTCACTCATTCCCACACCACGGCTCCACTTCCTCATGACGGGTTACACCCCCCTCACCACGGACCAGTCG GTGGCCAGTGTGAGGAAGACCACGGTCCTGGATGTGATGCGGCGGCTGCTGCAGCCCAAGAACGTGATGGTGTCCACGGGCCGGGACCGGCAGACCAACCACTGCTACATCGCCATCCTCAACATCATCCAGGGGGAGGTGGATCCCACTCAG GTCCACAAGAGCCTGCAGAGGATCCGGGAACGGAAGCTGGCCAACTTTATcccctggggcccagccagcatcCAGGTGGCCCTGTCCAGGAAGTCCCCCTACCTGCCCTCTGCCCACCGCGTCAGTGGGCTCATGATGGCCAACCACACCAGCATCTCCTCG CTCTTTGAGAGGACCTGTCGCCAGTACGACAAGCTGCGGAAGCGGGAGGCTTTCCTGGAGCAGTTCCGGAAGGAGGACATCTTCAAGGAGAACTTTGACGAGCTGGACACATCCAGGGAGATTGTGCAGCAGCTCATCGATGAGTACCATGCAGCCACGCGGCCAGACTACATCTCCTGGGGCACCCAGGAGCAGTGA